A single genomic interval of Vanessa atalanta chromosome 12, ilVanAtal1.2, whole genome shotgun sequence harbors:
- the LOC125067796 gene encoding endophilin-A isoform X3, with amino-acid sequence MAFAGLKKQINKANQYVTEKMGGAEGTKLDLDFVEMERKTDVTCELVEELQTKTKEFLQPNPTARAKMAAVKGISKLSGQAKSNTYPQPEGVLGDCMLLYGKKLGEDSVFAQCLIEMGEALKQMADVKYSLDDNIKQSFLEPLHHLQTKDLKEVMHHRKKLQGRRLDFDCKRRRQAKDDEIRQAEEKFAESLTLAQIGMFNLLDNDVEQVAQVSFFAEGLLEYHQQCTEILKGLVSALMEKKEEAVNRPKLEFVPKTLADLQIEGIHDLNHGRRYGSAQSLSRARLPPTSSLGDIHTTDPLRAWEAPRITPIAPGFKPHPAPRLQNGRDPWTASPLPSPVKSPARTPVAAAKGPCCTALYDFEPENQGELGFKENDVITLINKVDDNWFEGSVNGKTGYFPISYVQVTVPLPNM; translated from the exons ATGGCATTCGCTGGACTCAAGAAACAAATCAACAAAGCTAATCAG tatgtCACAGAAAAAATGGGCGGTGCCGAGGGCACAAAGCTTGATCTGGATTTTGTGGAGATGGAAaga AAAACAGACGTTACGTGTGAGCTGGTTGAAGAGTTACAAACGAAAACAAAAGAATTTCTACAACCGAATCCAACTGCACGTGCAAAGATGGCGGCCGTGAAGGGAATCAGTAAATTAAGTGGTCAGGCTAAAAGTAACACTTATCCGCAACCCGAAGGCGTGCTCGGTGATTGCATGCTGCTCTATGGAAAGAAGCTTGGAGAAGATTCTGTGTTCG CACAATGTTTGATCGAGATGGGGGAGGCACTGAAGCAAATGGCCGACGTTAAATACTCGCTGGACGATAACATCAAGCAAAGCTTCCTCGAGCCTCTTCACCATTTGCAGACCAAAGATCTCAAAGAAGTTATG cATCACCGAAAGAAATTACAGGGACGTAGGCTGGACTTCGACTGCAAGCGACGTAGACAAGCGAAAg ACGATGAGATCAGACAGGCTGAGGAGAAGTTCGCCGAATCGTTGACCTTGGCTCAGATTGGAATGTTTAATCTTCTTGATAATGAT GTCGAGCAAGTGGCACAAGTCTCTTTCTTCGCGGAGGGCTTGCTGGAGTACCACCAGCAATGCACGGAGATTCTCAAGGGATTGGTCTCCGCCCTAATGGAGAA GAAAGAAGAAGCCGTTAACCGCCCGAAGCTGGAGTTCGTACCCAAAACTCTCGCCGATCTCCAAATAGAGGGCATCCACGACTTGAACCATGGTAGGCGGTACGGCTCCGCGCAGAGCCTCTCTCGCGCGCGACTCCCCCCCACCTCCTCCTTGGGCGACATCCATACCACCGATCCCCTCCGCGCCTGGGAAGCTCCCAGGATAACCCCTATCGCTCCCGGTTTCAAACCACACCCGGCACCGAGGTTACAGAATGGAAGAGATCCATGGACAG cATCGCCGCTGCCTTCGCCGGTGAAGTCTCCCGCGCGGACGCCGGTCGCCGCCGCGAAGGGTCCCTGCTGCACCGCGCTCTACGACTTTGAGCCGGAAAATCAAGGCGAGCTTGGATTCaag GAAAACGACGTGATCACACTGATCAACAAAGTTGACGACAACTGGTTCGAGGGCTCCGTCAACGGCAAGACGGGCTACTTCCCAATCAGCTACGTGCAGGTCACCGTACCCCTCCCAAATATGTAA
- the LOC125067796 gene encoding endophilin-A isoform X6 yields the protein MAFAGLKKQINKANQYVTEKMGGAEGTKLDLDFVEMERKTDVTCELVEELQTKTKEFLQPNPTARAKMAAVKGISKLSGQAKSNTYPQPEGVLGDCMLLYGKKLGEDSVFAQCLIEMGEALKQMADVKYSLDDNIKQSFLEPLHHLQTKDLKEVMHHRKKLQGRRLDFDCKRRRQAKGILKGPYMSPSHGSPRHGAHIPDDEIRQAEEKFAESLTLAQIGMFNLLDNDVEQVAQVSFFAEGLLEYHQQCTEILKGLVSALMEKKEEAVNRPKLEFVPKTLADLQIEGIHDLNHASPLPSPVKSPARTPVAAAKGPCCTALYDFEPENQGELGFKENDVITLINKVDDNWFEGSVNGKTGYFPISYVQVTVPLPNM from the exons ATGGCATTCGCTGGACTCAAGAAACAAATCAACAAAGCTAATCAG tatgtCACAGAAAAAATGGGCGGTGCCGAGGGCACAAAGCTTGATCTGGATTTTGTGGAGATGGAAaga AAAACAGACGTTACGTGTGAGCTGGTTGAAGAGTTACAAACGAAAACAAAAGAATTTCTACAACCGAATCCAACTGCACGTGCAAAGATGGCGGCCGTGAAGGGAATCAGTAAATTAAGTGGTCAGGCTAAAAGTAACACTTATCCGCAACCCGAAGGCGTGCTCGGTGATTGCATGCTGCTCTATGGAAAGAAGCTTGGAGAAGATTCTGTGTTCG CACAATGTTTGATCGAGATGGGGGAGGCACTGAAGCAAATGGCCGACGTTAAATACTCGCTGGACGATAACATCAAGCAAAGCTTCCTCGAGCCTCTTCACCATTTGCAGACCAAAGATCTCAAAGAAGTTATG cATCACCGAAAGAAATTACAGGGACGTAGGCTGGACTTCGACTGCAAGCGACGTAGACAAGCGAAAg gCATCCTTAAAGGCCCTTACATGAGTCCAAGCCATGGTTCTCCAAGACACG GCGCTCACATTCCAGACGATGAGATCAGACAGGCTGAGGAGAAGTTCGCCGAATCGTTGACCTTGGCTCAGATTGGAATGTTTAATCTTCTTGATAATGAT GTCGAGCAAGTGGCACAAGTCTCTTTCTTCGCGGAGGGCTTGCTGGAGTACCACCAGCAATGCACGGAGATTCTCAAGGGATTGGTCTCCGCCCTAATGGAGAA GAAAGAAGAAGCCGTTAACCGCCCGAAGCTGGAGTTCGTACCCAAAACTCTCGCCGATCTCCAAATAGAGGGCATCCACGACTTGAACCATG cATCGCCGCTGCCTTCGCCGGTGAAGTCTCCCGCGCGGACGCCGGTCGCCGCCGCGAAGGGTCCCTGCTGCACCGCGCTCTACGACTTTGAGCCGGAAAATCAAGGCGAGCTTGGATTCaag GAAAACGACGTGATCACACTGATCAACAAAGTTGACGACAACTGGTTCGAGGGCTCCGTCAACGGCAAGACGGGCTACTTCCCAATCAGCTACGTGCAGGTCACCGTACCCCTCCCAAATATGTAA
- the LOC125067796 gene encoding endophilin-A isoform X1 produces the protein MAFAGLKKQINKANQYVTEKMGGAEGTKLDLDFVEMERKTDVTCELVEELQTKTKEFLQPNPTARAKMAAVKGISKLSGQAKSNTYPQPEGVLGDCMLLYGKKLGEDSVFAQCLIEMGEALKQMADVKYSLDDNIKQSFLEPLHHLQTKDLKEVMHHRKKLQGRRLDFDCKRRRQAKGILKGPYMSPSHGSPRHGAHIPDDEIRQAEEKFAESLTLAQIGMFNLLDNDVEQVAQVSFFAEGLLEYHQQCTEILKGLVSALMEKKEEAVNRPKLEFVPKTLADLQIEGIHDLNHGRRYGSAQSLSRARLPPTSSLGDIHTTDPLRAWEAPRITPIAPGFKPHPAPRLQNGRDPWTASPLPSPVKSPARTPVAAAKGPCCTALYDFEPENQGELGFKENDVITLINKVDDNWFEGSVNGKTGYFPISYVQVTVPLPNM, from the exons ATGGCATTCGCTGGACTCAAGAAACAAATCAACAAAGCTAATCAG tatgtCACAGAAAAAATGGGCGGTGCCGAGGGCACAAAGCTTGATCTGGATTTTGTGGAGATGGAAaga AAAACAGACGTTACGTGTGAGCTGGTTGAAGAGTTACAAACGAAAACAAAAGAATTTCTACAACCGAATCCAACTGCACGTGCAAAGATGGCGGCCGTGAAGGGAATCAGTAAATTAAGTGGTCAGGCTAAAAGTAACACTTATCCGCAACCCGAAGGCGTGCTCGGTGATTGCATGCTGCTCTATGGAAAGAAGCTTGGAGAAGATTCTGTGTTCG CACAATGTTTGATCGAGATGGGGGAGGCACTGAAGCAAATGGCCGACGTTAAATACTCGCTGGACGATAACATCAAGCAAAGCTTCCTCGAGCCTCTTCACCATTTGCAGACCAAAGATCTCAAAGAAGTTATG cATCACCGAAAGAAATTACAGGGACGTAGGCTGGACTTCGACTGCAAGCGACGTAGACAAGCGAAAg gCATCCTTAAAGGCCCTTACATGAGTCCAAGCCATGGTTCTCCAAGACACG GCGCTCACATTCCAGACGATGAGATCAGACAGGCTGAGGAGAAGTTCGCCGAATCGTTGACCTTGGCTCAGATTGGAATGTTTAATCTTCTTGATAATGAT GTCGAGCAAGTGGCACAAGTCTCTTTCTTCGCGGAGGGCTTGCTGGAGTACCACCAGCAATGCACGGAGATTCTCAAGGGATTGGTCTCCGCCCTAATGGAGAA GAAAGAAGAAGCCGTTAACCGCCCGAAGCTGGAGTTCGTACCCAAAACTCTCGCCGATCTCCAAATAGAGGGCATCCACGACTTGAACCATGGTAGGCGGTACGGCTCCGCGCAGAGCCTCTCTCGCGCGCGACTCCCCCCCACCTCCTCCTTGGGCGACATCCATACCACCGATCCCCTCCGCGCCTGGGAAGCTCCCAGGATAACCCCTATCGCTCCCGGTTTCAAACCACACCCGGCACCGAGGTTACAGAATGGAAGAGATCCATGGACAG cATCGCCGCTGCCTTCGCCGGTGAAGTCTCCCGCGCGGACGCCGGTCGCCGCCGCGAAGGGTCCCTGCTGCACCGCGCTCTACGACTTTGAGCCGGAAAATCAAGGCGAGCTTGGATTCaag GAAAACGACGTGATCACACTGATCAACAAAGTTGACGACAACTGGTTCGAGGGCTCCGTCAACGGCAAGACGGGCTACTTCCCAATCAGCTACGTGCAGGTCACCGTACCCCTCCCAAATATGTAA
- the LOC125067796 gene encoding endophilin-A isoform X5 yields the protein MAFAGLKKQINKANQYVTEKMGGAEGTKLDLDFVEMERKTDVTCELVEELQTKTKEFLQPNPTARAKMAAVKGISKLSGQAKSNTYPQPEGVLGDCMLLYGKKLGEDSVFAQCLIEMGEALKQMADVKYSLDDNIKQSFLEPLHHLQTKDLKEVMHHRKKLQGRRLDFDCKRRRQAKGILKGPYMSPSHGSPRHGAHIPDDEIRQAEEKFAESLTLAQIGMFNLLDNDVEQVAQVSFFAEGLLEYHQQCTEILKGLVSALMEKKEEAVNRPKLEFVPKTLADLQIEGIHDLNHGGSRVGSPEHKPPGNLELFPAGANAQRSNNASPLPSPVKSPARTPVAAAKGPCCTALYDFEPENQGELGFKENDVITLINKVDDNWFEGSVNGKTGYFPISYVQVTVPLPNM from the exons ATGGCATTCGCTGGACTCAAGAAACAAATCAACAAAGCTAATCAG tatgtCACAGAAAAAATGGGCGGTGCCGAGGGCACAAAGCTTGATCTGGATTTTGTGGAGATGGAAaga AAAACAGACGTTACGTGTGAGCTGGTTGAAGAGTTACAAACGAAAACAAAAGAATTTCTACAACCGAATCCAACTGCACGTGCAAAGATGGCGGCCGTGAAGGGAATCAGTAAATTAAGTGGTCAGGCTAAAAGTAACACTTATCCGCAACCCGAAGGCGTGCTCGGTGATTGCATGCTGCTCTATGGAAAGAAGCTTGGAGAAGATTCTGTGTTCG CACAATGTTTGATCGAGATGGGGGAGGCACTGAAGCAAATGGCCGACGTTAAATACTCGCTGGACGATAACATCAAGCAAAGCTTCCTCGAGCCTCTTCACCATTTGCAGACCAAAGATCTCAAAGAAGTTATG cATCACCGAAAGAAATTACAGGGACGTAGGCTGGACTTCGACTGCAAGCGACGTAGACAAGCGAAAg gCATCCTTAAAGGCCCTTACATGAGTCCAAGCCATGGTTCTCCAAGACACG GCGCTCACATTCCAGACGATGAGATCAGACAGGCTGAGGAGAAGTTCGCCGAATCGTTGACCTTGGCTCAGATTGGAATGTTTAATCTTCTTGATAATGAT GTCGAGCAAGTGGCACAAGTCTCTTTCTTCGCGGAGGGCTTGCTGGAGTACCACCAGCAATGCACGGAGATTCTCAAGGGATTGGTCTCCGCCCTAATGGAGAA GAAAGAAGAAGCCGTTAACCGCCCGAAGCTGGAGTTCGTACCCAAAACTCTCGCCGATCTCCAAATAGAGGGCATCCACGACTTGAACCATG GAGGCTCGCGCGTGGGCTCCCCGGAGCACAAGCCGCCCGGCAACCTCGAGCTGTTCCCCGCCGGCGCCAACGCGCAGCGCTCTAACAACG cATCGCCGCTGCCTTCGCCGGTGAAGTCTCCCGCGCGGACGCCGGTCGCCGCCGCGAAGGGTCCCTGCTGCACCGCGCTCTACGACTTTGAGCCGGAAAATCAAGGCGAGCTTGGATTCaag GAAAACGACGTGATCACACTGATCAACAAAGTTGACGACAACTGGTTCGAGGGCTCCGTCAACGGCAAGACGGGCTACTTCCCAATCAGCTACGTGCAGGTCACCGTACCCCTCCCAAATATGTAA
- the LOC125067796 gene encoding endophilin-A isoform X4, whose product MAFAGLKKQINKANQYVTEKMGGAEGTKLDLDFVEMERKTDVTCELVEELQTKTKEFLQPNPTARAKMAAVKGISKLSGQAKSNTYPQPEGVLGDCMLLYGKKLGEDSVFAQCLIEMGEALKQMADVKYSLDDNIKQSFLEPLHHLQTKDLKEVMHHRKKLQGRRLDFDCKRRRQAKGILKGPYMSPSHGSPRHGAHIPDDEIRQAEEKFAESLTLAQIGMFNLLDNDVEQVAQVSFFAEGLLEYHQQCTEILKGLVSALMEKKEEAVNRPKLEFVPKTLADLQIEGIHDLNHEGGSRVGSPEHKPPGNLELFPAGANAQRSNNASPLPSPVKSPARTPVAAAKGPCCTALYDFEPENQGELGFKENDVITLINKVDDNWFEGSVNGKTGYFPISYVQVTVPLPNM is encoded by the exons ATGGCATTCGCTGGACTCAAGAAACAAATCAACAAAGCTAATCAG tatgtCACAGAAAAAATGGGCGGTGCCGAGGGCACAAAGCTTGATCTGGATTTTGTGGAGATGGAAaga AAAACAGACGTTACGTGTGAGCTGGTTGAAGAGTTACAAACGAAAACAAAAGAATTTCTACAACCGAATCCAACTGCACGTGCAAAGATGGCGGCCGTGAAGGGAATCAGTAAATTAAGTGGTCAGGCTAAAAGTAACACTTATCCGCAACCCGAAGGCGTGCTCGGTGATTGCATGCTGCTCTATGGAAAGAAGCTTGGAGAAGATTCTGTGTTCG CACAATGTTTGATCGAGATGGGGGAGGCACTGAAGCAAATGGCCGACGTTAAATACTCGCTGGACGATAACATCAAGCAAAGCTTCCTCGAGCCTCTTCACCATTTGCAGACCAAAGATCTCAAAGAAGTTATG cATCACCGAAAGAAATTACAGGGACGTAGGCTGGACTTCGACTGCAAGCGACGTAGACAAGCGAAAg gCATCCTTAAAGGCCCTTACATGAGTCCAAGCCATGGTTCTCCAAGACACG GCGCTCACATTCCAGACGATGAGATCAGACAGGCTGAGGAGAAGTTCGCCGAATCGTTGACCTTGGCTCAGATTGGAATGTTTAATCTTCTTGATAATGAT GTCGAGCAAGTGGCACAAGTCTCTTTCTTCGCGGAGGGCTTGCTGGAGTACCACCAGCAATGCACGGAGATTCTCAAGGGATTGGTCTCCGCCCTAATGGAGAA GAAAGAAGAAGCCGTTAACCGCCCGAAGCTGGAGTTCGTACCCAAAACTCTCGCCGATCTCCAAATAGAGGGCATCCACGACTTGAACCATG AAGGAGGCTCGCGCGTGGGCTCCCCGGAGCACAAGCCGCCCGGCAACCTCGAGCTGTTCCCCGCCGGCGCCAACGCGCAGCGCTCTAACAACG cATCGCCGCTGCCTTCGCCGGTGAAGTCTCCCGCGCGGACGCCGGTCGCCGCCGCGAAGGGTCCCTGCTGCACCGCGCTCTACGACTTTGAGCCGGAAAATCAAGGCGAGCTTGGATTCaag GAAAACGACGTGATCACACTGATCAACAAAGTTGACGACAACTGGTTCGAGGGCTCCGTCAACGGCAAGACGGGCTACTTCCCAATCAGCTACGTGCAGGTCACCGTACCCCTCCCAAATATGTAA
- the LOC125067796 gene encoding endophilin-A isoform X2, with protein sequence MAFAGLKKQINKANQYVTEKMGGAEGTKLDLDFVEMERKTDVTCELVEELQTKTKEFLQPNPTARAKMAAVKGISKLSGQAKSNTYPQPEGVLGDCMLLYGKKLGEDSVFAQCLIEMGEALKQMADVKYSLDDNIKQSFLEPLHHLQTKDLKEVMHHRKKLQGRRLDFDCKRRRQAKGAHIPDDEIRQAEEKFAESLTLAQIGMFNLLDNDVEQVAQVSFFAEGLLEYHQQCTEILKGLVSALMEKKEEAVNRPKLEFVPKTLADLQIEGIHDLNHGRRYGSAQSLSRARLPPTSSLGDIHTTDPLRAWEAPRITPIAPGFKPHPAPRLQNGRDPWTASPLPSPVKSPARTPVAAAKGPCCTALYDFEPENQGELGFKENDVITLINKVDDNWFEGSVNGKTGYFPISYVQVTVPLPNM encoded by the exons ATGGCATTCGCTGGACTCAAGAAACAAATCAACAAAGCTAATCAG tatgtCACAGAAAAAATGGGCGGTGCCGAGGGCACAAAGCTTGATCTGGATTTTGTGGAGATGGAAaga AAAACAGACGTTACGTGTGAGCTGGTTGAAGAGTTACAAACGAAAACAAAAGAATTTCTACAACCGAATCCAACTGCACGTGCAAAGATGGCGGCCGTGAAGGGAATCAGTAAATTAAGTGGTCAGGCTAAAAGTAACACTTATCCGCAACCCGAAGGCGTGCTCGGTGATTGCATGCTGCTCTATGGAAAGAAGCTTGGAGAAGATTCTGTGTTCG CACAATGTTTGATCGAGATGGGGGAGGCACTGAAGCAAATGGCCGACGTTAAATACTCGCTGGACGATAACATCAAGCAAAGCTTCCTCGAGCCTCTTCACCATTTGCAGACCAAAGATCTCAAAGAAGTTATG cATCACCGAAAGAAATTACAGGGACGTAGGCTGGACTTCGACTGCAAGCGACGTAGACAAGCGAAAg GCGCTCACATTCCAGACGATGAGATCAGACAGGCTGAGGAGAAGTTCGCCGAATCGTTGACCTTGGCTCAGATTGGAATGTTTAATCTTCTTGATAATGAT GTCGAGCAAGTGGCACAAGTCTCTTTCTTCGCGGAGGGCTTGCTGGAGTACCACCAGCAATGCACGGAGATTCTCAAGGGATTGGTCTCCGCCCTAATGGAGAA GAAAGAAGAAGCCGTTAACCGCCCGAAGCTGGAGTTCGTACCCAAAACTCTCGCCGATCTCCAAATAGAGGGCATCCACGACTTGAACCATGGTAGGCGGTACGGCTCCGCGCAGAGCCTCTCTCGCGCGCGACTCCCCCCCACCTCCTCCTTGGGCGACATCCATACCACCGATCCCCTCCGCGCCTGGGAAGCTCCCAGGATAACCCCTATCGCTCCCGGTTTCAAACCACACCCGGCACCGAGGTTACAGAATGGAAGAGATCCATGGACAG cATCGCCGCTGCCTTCGCCGGTGAAGTCTCCCGCGCGGACGCCGGTCGCCGCCGCGAAGGGTCCCTGCTGCACCGCGCTCTACGACTTTGAGCCGGAAAATCAAGGCGAGCTTGGATTCaag GAAAACGACGTGATCACACTGATCAACAAAGTTGACGACAACTGGTTCGAGGGCTCCGTCAACGGCAAGACGGGCTACTTCCCAATCAGCTACGTGCAGGTCACCGTACCCCTCCCAAATATGTAA